Proteins encoded in a region of the Carassius gibelio isolate Cgi1373 ecotype wild population from Czech Republic chromosome B5, carGib1.2-hapl.c, whole genome shotgun sequence genome:
- the stk36 gene encoding serine/threonine-protein kinase 36 isoform X5, which translates to MMDQYHILEVIGEGSFGRVYKGRRKFSGQVVVVTEYAEGELFQILEDDGSLPENQVREIACQLVSALYYLHSHRILHRDMKPQNILLGKGGVVKLCDFGFARAMSVSTLVLTSIKGTPLYMSPELVEEKPYDHSADLWSLGCILYELHTGAPPFYTNSIFQLVQLIVRDPVKWPENMSQDCLSFLKGLLMKDPEKRLSWPDLLHHPFVADGVLMVSDEGSSNPLTIPASPDLQALKHQQAAEKTTARSGEGKLLRKARELREKEKINRREIASGSAARTSQTRCKTASAGGAPTTGHSLGSTFSVHQNSSQPATNRHQANDNSVTRVRSAPHKGQISRDYEREFPSVEVGPRQVLKHPGHARTSLASVRMDSEEKDIDSDSEWQRFIELSYQGPVNASILQRLKTKLLVTKNQLLVRKGLEDSLTLQPLQILRNIVQSCQSGDVETLGKELELPHLLFGLTEDILNNPDLMQESQGETVLGDLMNVLIMYLEKSPGWEIKPRRAEDLCQLFISVFLCREPKRSALLATAVLTLFTRRGISVNVSVERLTAFLGNILTDTAEAHNPLPAGWGMCDGLLSLILHRLSESESRLLLDFKDSELWLCLWAKVNASLENTTSQSCHFSPNGLYVFLSLALLVFSSDPYYCVAFLSDNSSNCSSALGHLLTTNCSASLLECGLFWGDSEINSLSVMSCHLLCIPFSLELPLEKLLSVLQSYQSSNIVAGLLKMIQTLPVALVELPLCLLNRLLVSDPQHTAPCLITAAQASAFLPYSTEGSDNGADHTQNQLNHFGNGVERIKSNGITKKTKIDHIKSDIKSKKRLERLKGNIDDSIKTQYQPSRNKTEKIREVQPKTKPYPQNTMEQLRDKTEQHSCIEELMDSLEIHGSSAGRFQDLSPQPGCSISWLIDSLEELRSCDHPKISTATIRSSPEEVRTAGSLLAVLLQSELLSGCAVELLILLSQLTRHLTHQTSFVLLVETTQLQFALRHHDDGIRAACCGFLGSAVRQVIGQSKFDLFQDLIGCLCDPAPSVRRTACKAVGNWLSVMGKTNQTLSNKGFKNTTDVNALSVQDRMRRTPAMEGVRHSERELWMELAIGAASPLVSLLSDADNVIRQHCCGALANLAAFGGGDGALLNADAPGMILQTACNDSHHAVRRVAVATLRVFSQQNTLLQALRSLDAGRKLSHTSQSSLFQRDYQWLVSKLDSSTEGKT; encoded by the exons GTTGTGGTGGTGACTGAGTATGCAGAGGGTGAGCTGTTTCAGATCCTGGAGGATGATGGGAGTTTACCTGAGAATCAG GTGCGTGAAATAGCCTGCCAGCTTGTTTCTGCCCTGTATTATCTGCACTCCCATCGCATTTTGCACCGTGACATGAAACCACAGAACATCCTGCTGGGAAAAGGAGGAGTAGTAAAGCTCTGTGACTTTGG ATTTGCACGTGCCATGAGTGTGTCCACCTTGGTGTTGACTTCTATTAAGGGGACACCTCTATACATGTCTCCGGAATTAGTGGAAGAGAAACCCTATGACCACTCAGCTGACCTTTGGTCTCTGGGCTGCATCCTCTATGAGCTCCACACGGGGGCGCCTCCGTTCTACACCAACTCCATCTTTCAGCTGGTGCAGCTTATAGTGCGAGATCCAGTGAAATGGCCAGAGAACATGAGCCAAGACTGCTTG AGTTTTCTGAAGGGATTGCTAATGAAAGACCCAGAGAAGAGGTTGTCATGGCCTGACCTGCTTCATCACCCTTTTGTTGCAGATGGAGTCTTAA TGGTGTCAGATGAGGGTTCAAGCAACCCCCTGACAATCCCAGCCAGCCCCGACCTCCAGGCCCTGAAACACCAGCAGGCTGCTGAGAAGACAACGGCACGCAGCGGAGAGGGCAAACTACTGCGCAAAGCTCGAGAGCTTCGGGAGAAAGAGAAGATTAACAGACGG GAGATTGCGAGTGGAAGTGCTGCGCGCACCAGTCAGACACGCTGTAAGACAGCTTCTGCTGGAGGAGCCCCCACCACTGGCCACTCATTGGGCAGCACCTTTTCAGTGCATCAAAATTCATCTCAGCCAGCAACCAATCGGCATCAAGCAAATGACAACAGTGTTACCAG AGTGCGCTCAGCTCCTCATAAAGGCCAGATCAGTAGAGACTATGAGAGGGAGTTCCCTTCGGTTGAGGTGGGACCCAGGCAGGTTCTGAAGCACCCTGGACACGCACGGACCAGTCTGGCTTCTGTCAGGATGGACAGTGAG GAAAAAGATATCGATAGTGATTCTGAGTGGCAACGATTTATTGAATTAAGTTATCAGGGCCCTGTAAACGCTTCCATTCTTCAGAGGTTAAAGACCAAGCTGCTTGTAACCAAAAACCAG CTGTTGGTCAGGAAGGGTTTAGAGGACTCTTTAACTCTACAGCCACTACAGATCCTCAGGAACATTGTTCAGAGCTGTCAGTCTGGTGATGTTGAAACACTGGGAAAAGAGTTGGAACTGCCTCATCTACTGTTCGGTCTGACTGAAGACATCCTGAACAATCCAGATCTAATGCAG GAGTCTCAGGGTGAGACTGTATTGGGAGATCTGATGAATGTGCTCATAATGTACCTGGAAAAGAGCCCAGGCTGGGAGATAAAGCCAAGAAG AGCTGAGGATCTCTGTCAGCTATTTATATCGGTATTTCTCTGTCGAGAGCCAAAACGTTCAGCG CTTTTGGCAACAGCAGTCTTAACCTTGTTCACTCGCCGGGGTATATCTGTGAATGTCAGTGTGGAAAGGCTTACTGCCTTTTTGGGGAATATTTTGACAGACACAGCAGAG GCACATAACCCCTTACCTGCAGGCTGGGGCATGTGTGATGGCCTTCTGTCACTGATTCTCCACAGACTATCTGAG AGTGAAAGCCGCCTACTGCTTGACTTTAAGGACTCGGAGCTTTGGCTCTGCTTGTGGGCTAAAGTGAATGCCTCTCTGGAAAACACAACATCACAGAGTTGCCATTTCTCTCCTAATG GTCTGTATGTGTTCCTTTCTCTCGCTTTATTGGTTTTCTCCAGTGATCCGTATTACTGTGTGGCTTTCCTGTCAGATAACTCCTCAAACTGCTCCTCTGCCCTCGGCCACCTTCTCACCACCAATTG CAGCGCTTCATTGCTTGAGTGTGGTCTTTTCTGGGGTGACTCAGAAATAAACAGCCTATCAGTGATGAGCTGTCATCTTCTCTGCATCCCCTTCTCTCTGGAGTTACCCTTAGAAAAACTTCTTTCTGTTCTCCAATCGTATCAAAGCTCAAATATTGTGGCCGGTCTACTTAAG ATGATTCAAACTCTTCCCGTTGCCCTGGTGGAGCTTCCGTTGTGTCTTCTTAATCGTCTGCTGGTATCTGACCCGCAGCACACTGCTCCATGCCTTATCACTGCAGCCCAGGCCTCCGCTTTCCTCCCTTACAGCACAGAAGGCTCAGACAATGGAGCAGACCACACTCAGAATCAACTTAACCACTTCGGGAATGGTGTGGAGCGAATTAAGAGCAATGGAATCACGAAGAAAACCAAGATCGATCATATCAAAAGTGACATCAAATCAAAGAAGAGGTTAGAGCGGCTCAAAGGCAACATAGATGATTCCATAAAGACGCAATACCAGCCATCCAGAAACAAGACTGAGAAAATCAGAGAGGTCCAACCAAAAACCAAACCATATCCACAGAACACCATGGAACAACTTAGAGACAAAACAGAGCAGCATAGTTGTATAGAGGAGCTCATGGACAGTTTGGAGATCCATGGCAGTTCTGCAGGACGTTTCCAAGACCTCTCGCCTCAGCCAGGTTGCAGCATCAGCTGGCTCATAGACAGTCTGGAGGAATTAAGAAGTTGTGATCACCCCAAGATCTCCACGGCTACAATTCGATCTTCACCAGAAGAGGTCAGAACAGCAGGTTCTCTTTTGGCTGTTCTGTTACAAAGTGAACTTCTCAGTGGTTGTGCAGTGGAACTCCTTATCCTTCTCTCCCAACTAACACGTCATCTCACCCATCAGACTTCCTTCGTTCTTCTTGTCGAAACCACCCAACTGCAGTTTGCGTTGCGCCACCACGATGATGGAATCCGAGCGGCCTGCTGTGGCTTCCTCGGCTCAGCTGTCAGGCAGGTCATTGGTCAATCAAAATTTGACTTATTCCAAGATCTGATAGGTTGCTTATGTGATCCTGCTCCGTCCGTTCGTAGGACAGCCTGCAAGGCGGTGGGAAACTGGCTGAGCGTAATGGGAAAAACCAATCAAACTCTTTCTAATAAAGGTTTCAAGAACACGACTGACGTTAATGCCTTGTCAGTACAAGACAGAATGAGGAGGACACCAGCAATGGAAGGTGTCAGACATAGTGAGAGAGAGTTATGGATGGAGCTTGCCATAGGAGCTGCCAGTCCCCTCGTTTCTCTGCTGTCAGATGCTGATAATGTCATTCGACAGCATTGCTGTGGGGCTCTGGCTAACCTGGCTGCTTTTGGCGGAGGGGATGGAGCACTTCTCAATGCAGATGCTCCAGGCATGATCCTCCAAACTGCCTGTAATGATTCCCATCATGCAGTGCGACGGGTGGCTGTGGCCACTCTGCGTGTGTTTAGCCAACAAAACACATTACTTCAG GCTCTGAGGTCTCTAGATGCAGGAAGAAAACTCAGTCACACATCCCAAAGCTCTTTATTTCAGAGAGATTATCAATGGCTTGTCAGCAAGTTGGACAGCTCGACTGAAGGAAAAACATAA
- the stk36 gene encoding serine/threonine-protein kinase 36 isoform X2: protein MMDQYHILEVIGEGSFGRVYKGRRKFSGQVVALKFIPKVGRSEKDLRSLKREIDIMRGLKHPNIVLLLDSFETEREVVVVTEYAEGELFQILEDDGSLPENQVREIACQLVSALYYLHSHRILHRDMKPQNILLGKGGVVKLCDFGFARAMSVSTLVLTSIKGTPLYMSPELVEEKPYDHSADLWSLGCILYELHTGAPPFYTNSIFQLVQLIVRDPVKWPENMSQDCLSFLKGLLMKDPEKRLSWPDLLHHPFVADGVLMVSDEGSSNPLTIPASPDLQALKHQQAAEKTTARSGEGKLLRKARELREKEKINRREIASGSAARTSQTRCKTASAGGAPTTGHSLGSTFSVHQNSSQPATNRHQANDNSVTRVRSAPHKGQISRDYEREFPSVEVGPRQVLKHPGHARTSLASVRMDSEEKDIDSDSEWQRFIELSYQGPVNASILQRLKTKLLVTKNQPLQILRNIVQSCQSGDVETLGKELELPHLLFGLTEDILNNPDLMQESQGETVLGDLMNVLIMYLEKSPGWEIKPRRAEDLCQLFISVFLCREPKRSALLATAVLTLFTRRGISVNVSVERLTAFLGNILTDTAEAHNPLPAGWGMCDGLLSLILHRLSESESRLLLDFKDSELWLCLWAKVNASLENTTSQSCHFSPNGLYVFLSLALLVFSSDPYYCVAFLSDNSSNCSSALGHLLTTNCSASLLECGLFWGDSEINSLSVMSCHLLCIPFSLELPLEKLLSVLQSYQSSNIVAGLLKMIQTLPVALVELPLCLLNRLLVSDPQHTAPCLITAAQASAFLPYSTEGSDNGADHTQNQLNHFGNGVERIKSNGITKKTKIDHIKSDIKSKKRLERLKGNIDDSIKTQYQPSRNKTEKIREVQPKTKPYPQNTMEQLRDKTEQHSCIEELMDSLEIHGSSAGRFQDLSPQPGCSISWLIDSLEELRSCDHPKISTATIRSSPEEVRTAGSLLAVLLQSELLSGCAVELLILLSQLTRHLTHQTSFVLLVETTQLQFALRHHDDGIRAACCGFLGSAVRQVIGQSKFDLFQDLIGCLCDPAPSVRRTACKAVGNWLSVMGKTNQTLSNKGFKNTTDVNALSVQDRMRRTPAMEGVRHSERELWMELAIGAASPLVSLLSDADNVIRQHCCGALANLAAFGGGDGALLNADAPGMILQTACNDSHHAVRRVAVATLRVFSQQNTLLQALRSLDAGRKLSHTSQSSLFQRDYQWLVSKLDSSTEGKT, encoded by the exons GTTGTGGCTCTGAAGTTCATTCCCAAAGTTGGCCGCTCAGAGAAGGATCTGCGCAGTTTGAAAAGAGAGATAGACATCATGAGGGGGCTTAAACATCCCAACATAGTGCTGCTTTTAGACAGCTTTGAGACAGAGAGGGAG GTTGTGGTGGTGACTGAGTATGCAGAGGGTGAGCTGTTTCAGATCCTGGAGGATGATGGGAGTTTACCTGAGAATCAG GTGCGTGAAATAGCCTGCCAGCTTGTTTCTGCCCTGTATTATCTGCACTCCCATCGCATTTTGCACCGTGACATGAAACCACAGAACATCCTGCTGGGAAAAGGAGGAGTAGTAAAGCTCTGTGACTTTGG ATTTGCACGTGCCATGAGTGTGTCCACCTTGGTGTTGACTTCTATTAAGGGGACACCTCTATACATGTCTCCGGAATTAGTGGAAGAGAAACCCTATGACCACTCAGCTGACCTTTGGTCTCTGGGCTGCATCCTCTATGAGCTCCACACGGGGGCGCCTCCGTTCTACACCAACTCCATCTTTCAGCTGGTGCAGCTTATAGTGCGAGATCCAGTGAAATGGCCAGAGAACATGAGCCAAGACTGCTTG AGTTTTCTGAAGGGATTGCTAATGAAAGACCCAGAGAAGAGGTTGTCATGGCCTGACCTGCTTCATCACCCTTTTGTTGCAGATGGAGTCTTAA TGGTGTCAGATGAGGGTTCAAGCAACCCCCTGACAATCCCAGCCAGCCCCGACCTCCAGGCCCTGAAACACCAGCAGGCTGCTGAGAAGACAACGGCACGCAGCGGAGAGGGCAAACTACTGCGCAAAGCTCGAGAGCTTCGGGAGAAAGAGAAGATTAACAGACGG GAGATTGCGAGTGGAAGTGCTGCGCGCACCAGTCAGACACGCTGTAAGACAGCTTCTGCTGGAGGAGCCCCCACCACTGGCCACTCATTGGGCAGCACCTTTTCAGTGCATCAAAATTCATCTCAGCCAGCAACCAATCGGCATCAAGCAAATGACAACAGTGTTACCAG AGTGCGCTCAGCTCCTCATAAAGGCCAGATCAGTAGAGACTATGAGAGGGAGTTCCCTTCGGTTGAGGTGGGACCCAGGCAGGTTCTGAAGCACCCTGGACACGCACGGACCAGTCTGGCTTCTGTCAGGATGGACAGTGAG GAAAAAGATATCGATAGTGATTCTGAGTGGCAACGATTTATTGAATTAAGTTATCAGGGCCCTGTAAACGCTTCCATTCTTCAGAGGTTAAAGACCAAGCTGCTTGTAACCAAAAACCAG CCACTACAGATCCTCAGGAACATTGTTCAGAGCTGTCAGTCTGGTGATGTTGAAACACTGGGAAAAGAGTTGGAACTGCCTCATCTACTGTTCGGTCTGACTGAAGACATCCTGAACAATCCAGATCTAATGCAG GAGTCTCAGGGTGAGACTGTATTGGGAGATCTGATGAATGTGCTCATAATGTACCTGGAAAAGAGCCCAGGCTGGGAGATAAAGCCAAGAAG AGCTGAGGATCTCTGTCAGCTATTTATATCGGTATTTCTCTGTCGAGAGCCAAAACGTTCAGCG CTTTTGGCAACAGCAGTCTTAACCTTGTTCACTCGCCGGGGTATATCTGTGAATGTCAGTGTGGAAAGGCTTACTGCCTTTTTGGGGAATATTTTGACAGACACAGCAGAG GCACATAACCCCTTACCTGCAGGCTGGGGCATGTGTGATGGCCTTCTGTCACTGATTCTCCACAGACTATCTGAG AGTGAAAGCCGCCTACTGCTTGACTTTAAGGACTCGGAGCTTTGGCTCTGCTTGTGGGCTAAAGTGAATGCCTCTCTGGAAAACACAACATCACAGAGTTGCCATTTCTCTCCTAATG GTCTGTATGTGTTCCTTTCTCTCGCTTTATTGGTTTTCTCCAGTGATCCGTATTACTGTGTGGCTTTCCTGTCAGATAACTCCTCAAACTGCTCCTCTGCCCTCGGCCACCTTCTCACCACCAATTG CAGCGCTTCATTGCTTGAGTGTGGTCTTTTCTGGGGTGACTCAGAAATAAACAGCCTATCAGTGATGAGCTGTCATCTTCTCTGCATCCCCTTCTCTCTGGAGTTACCCTTAGAAAAACTTCTTTCTGTTCTCCAATCGTATCAAAGCTCAAATATTGTGGCCGGTCTACTTAAG ATGATTCAAACTCTTCCCGTTGCCCTGGTGGAGCTTCCGTTGTGTCTTCTTAATCGTCTGCTGGTATCTGACCCGCAGCACACTGCTCCATGCCTTATCACTGCAGCCCAGGCCTCCGCTTTCCTCCCTTACAGCACAGAAGGCTCAGACAATGGAGCAGACCACACTCAGAATCAACTTAACCACTTCGGGAATGGTGTGGAGCGAATTAAGAGCAATGGAATCACGAAGAAAACCAAGATCGATCATATCAAAAGTGACATCAAATCAAAGAAGAGGTTAGAGCGGCTCAAAGGCAACATAGATGATTCCATAAAGACGCAATACCAGCCATCCAGAAACAAGACTGAGAAAATCAGAGAGGTCCAACCAAAAACCAAACCATATCCACAGAACACCATGGAACAACTTAGAGACAAAACAGAGCAGCATAGTTGTATAGAGGAGCTCATGGACAGTTTGGAGATCCATGGCAGTTCTGCAGGACGTTTCCAAGACCTCTCGCCTCAGCCAGGTTGCAGCATCAGCTGGCTCATAGACAGTCTGGAGGAATTAAGAAGTTGTGATCACCCCAAGATCTCCACGGCTACAATTCGATCTTCACCAGAAGAGGTCAGAACAGCAGGTTCTCTTTTGGCTGTTCTGTTACAAAGTGAACTTCTCAGTGGTTGTGCAGTGGAACTCCTTATCCTTCTCTCCCAACTAACACGTCATCTCACCCATCAGACTTCCTTCGTTCTTCTTGTCGAAACCACCCAACTGCAGTTTGCGTTGCGCCACCACGATGATGGAATCCGAGCGGCCTGCTGTGGCTTCCTCGGCTCAGCTGTCAGGCAGGTCATTGGTCAATCAAAATTTGACTTATTCCAAGATCTGATAGGTTGCTTATGTGATCCTGCTCCGTCCGTTCGTAGGACAGCCTGCAAGGCGGTGGGAAACTGGCTGAGCGTAATGGGAAAAACCAATCAAACTCTTTCTAATAAAGGTTTCAAGAACACGACTGACGTTAATGCCTTGTCAGTACAAGACAGAATGAGGAGGACACCAGCAATGGAAGGTGTCAGACATAGTGAGAGAGAGTTATGGATGGAGCTTGCCATAGGAGCTGCCAGTCCCCTCGTTTCTCTGCTGTCAGATGCTGATAATGTCATTCGACAGCATTGCTGTGGGGCTCTGGCTAACCTGGCTGCTTTTGGCGGAGGGGATGGAGCACTTCTCAATGCAGATGCTCCAGGCATGATCCTCCAAACTGCCTGTAATGATTCCCATCATGCAGTGCGACGGGTGGCTGTGGCCACTCTGCGTGTGTTTAGCCAACAAAACACATTACTTCAG GCTCTGAGGTCTCTAGATGCAGGAAGAAAACTCAGTCACACATCCCAAAGCTCTTTATTTCAGAGAGATTATCAATGGCTTGTCAGCAAGTTGGACAGCTCGACTGAAGGAAAAACATAA
- the stk36 gene encoding serine/threonine-protein kinase 36 isoform X1, with protein MMDQYHILEVIGEGSFGRVYKGRRKFSGQVVALKFIPKVGRSEKDLRSLKREIDIMRGLKHPNIVLLLDSFETEREVVVVTEYAEGELFQILEDDGSLPENQVREIACQLVSALYYLHSHRILHRDMKPQNILLGKGGVVKLCDFGFARAMSVSTLVLTSIKGTPLYMSPELVEEKPYDHSADLWSLGCILYELHTGAPPFYTNSIFQLVQLIVRDPVKWPENMSQDCLSFLKGLLMKDPEKRLSWPDLLHHPFVADGVLMVSDEGSSNPLTIPASPDLQALKHQQAAEKTTARSGEGKLLRKARELREKEKINRREIASGSAARTSQTRCKTASAGGAPTTGHSLGSTFSVHQNSSQPATNRHQANDNSVTRVRSAPHKGQISRDYEREFPSVEVGPRQVLKHPGHARTSLASVRMDSEEKDIDSDSEWQRFIELSYQGPVNASILQRLKTKLLVTKNQLLVRKGLEDSLTLQPLQILRNIVQSCQSGDVETLGKELELPHLLFGLTEDILNNPDLMQESQGETVLGDLMNVLIMYLEKSPGWEIKPRRAEDLCQLFISVFLCREPKRSALLATAVLTLFTRRGISVNVSVERLTAFLGNILTDTAEAHNPLPAGWGMCDGLLSLILHRLSESESRLLLDFKDSELWLCLWAKVNASLENTTSQSCHFSPNGLYVFLSLALLVFSSDPYYCVAFLSDNSSNCSSALGHLLTTNCSASLLECGLFWGDSEINSLSVMSCHLLCIPFSLELPLEKLLSVLQSYQSSNIVAGLLKMIQTLPVALVELPLCLLNRLLVSDPQHTAPCLITAAQASAFLPYSTEGSDNGADHTQNQLNHFGNGVERIKSNGITKKTKIDHIKSDIKSKKRLERLKGNIDDSIKTQYQPSRNKTEKIREVQPKTKPYPQNTMEQLRDKTEQHSCIEELMDSLEIHGSSAGRFQDLSPQPGCSISWLIDSLEELRSCDHPKISTATIRSSPEEVRTAGSLLAVLLQSELLSGCAVELLILLSQLTRHLTHQTSFVLLVETTQLQFALRHHDDGIRAACCGFLGSAVRQVIGQSKFDLFQDLIGCLCDPAPSVRRTACKAVGNWLSVMGKTNQTLSNKGFKNTTDVNALSVQDRMRRTPAMEGVRHSERELWMELAIGAASPLVSLLSDADNVIRQHCCGALANLAAFGGGDGALLNADAPGMILQTACNDSHHAVRRVAVATLRVFSQQNTLLQALRSLDAGRKLSHTSQSSLFQRDYQWLVSKLDSSTEGKT; from the exons GTTGTGGCTCTGAAGTTCATTCCCAAAGTTGGCCGCTCAGAGAAGGATCTGCGCAGTTTGAAAAGAGAGATAGACATCATGAGGGGGCTTAAACATCCCAACATAGTGCTGCTTTTAGACAGCTTTGAGACAGAGAGGGAG GTTGTGGTGGTGACTGAGTATGCAGAGGGTGAGCTGTTTCAGATCCTGGAGGATGATGGGAGTTTACCTGAGAATCAG GTGCGTGAAATAGCCTGCCAGCTTGTTTCTGCCCTGTATTATCTGCACTCCCATCGCATTTTGCACCGTGACATGAAACCACAGAACATCCTGCTGGGAAAAGGAGGAGTAGTAAAGCTCTGTGACTTTGG ATTTGCACGTGCCATGAGTGTGTCCACCTTGGTGTTGACTTCTATTAAGGGGACACCTCTATACATGTCTCCGGAATTAGTGGAAGAGAAACCCTATGACCACTCAGCTGACCTTTGGTCTCTGGGCTGCATCCTCTATGAGCTCCACACGGGGGCGCCTCCGTTCTACACCAACTCCATCTTTCAGCTGGTGCAGCTTATAGTGCGAGATCCAGTGAAATGGCCAGAGAACATGAGCCAAGACTGCTTG AGTTTTCTGAAGGGATTGCTAATGAAAGACCCAGAGAAGAGGTTGTCATGGCCTGACCTGCTTCATCACCCTTTTGTTGCAGATGGAGTCTTAA TGGTGTCAGATGAGGGTTCAAGCAACCCCCTGACAATCCCAGCCAGCCCCGACCTCCAGGCCCTGAAACACCAGCAGGCTGCTGAGAAGACAACGGCACGCAGCGGAGAGGGCAAACTACTGCGCAAAGCTCGAGAGCTTCGGGAGAAAGAGAAGATTAACAGACGG GAGATTGCGAGTGGAAGTGCTGCGCGCACCAGTCAGACACGCTGTAAGACAGCTTCTGCTGGAGGAGCCCCCACCACTGGCCACTCATTGGGCAGCACCTTTTCAGTGCATCAAAATTCATCTCAGCCAGCAACCAATCGGCATCAAGCAAATGACAACAGTGTTACCAG AGTGCGCTCAGCTCCTCATAAAGGCCAGATCAGTAGAGACTATGAGAGGGAGTTCCCTTCGGTTGAGGTGGGACCCAGGCAGGTTCTGAAGCACCCTGGACACGCACGGACCAGTCTGGCTTCTGTCAGGATGGACAGTGAG GAAAAAGATATCGATAGTGATTCTGAGTGGCAACGATTTATTGAATTAAGTTATCAGGGCCCTGTAAACGCTTCCATTCTTCAGAGGTTAAAGACCAAGCTGCTTGTAACCAAAAACCAG CTGTTGGTCAGGAAGGGTTTAGAGGACTCTTTAACTCTACAGCCACTACAGATCCTCAGGAACATTGTTCAGAGCTGTCAGTCTGGTGATGTTGAAACACTGGGAAAAGAGTTGGAACTGCCTCATCTACTGTTCGGTCTGACTGAAGACATCCTGAACAATCCAGATCTAATGCAG GAGTCTCAGGGTGAGACTGTATTGGGAGATCTGATGAATGTGCTCATAATGTACCTGGAAAAGAGCCCAGGCTGGGAGATAAAGCCAAGAAG AGCTGAGGATCTCTGTCAGCTATTTATATCGGTATTTCTCTGTCGAGAGCCAAAACGTTCAGCG CTTTTGGCAACAGCAGTCTTAACCTTGTTCACTCGCCGGGGTATATCTGTGAATGTCAGTGTGGAAAGGCTTACTGCCTTTTTGGGGAATATTTTGACAGACACAGCAGAG GCACATAACCCCTTACCTGCAGGCTGGGGCATGTGTGATGGCCTTCTGTCACTGATTCTCCACAGACTATCTGAG AGTGAAAGCCGCCTACTGCTTGACTTTAAGGACTCGGAGCTTTGGCTCTGCTTGTGGGCTAAAGTGAATGCCTCTCTGGAAAACACAACATCACAGAGTTGCCATTTCTCTCCTAATG GTCTGTATGTGTTCCTTTCTCTCGCTTTATTGGTTTTCTCCAGTGATCCGTATTACTGTGTGGCTTTCCTGTCAGATAACTCCTCAAACTGCTCCTCTGCCCTCGGCCACCTTCTCACCACCAATTG CAGCGCTTCATTGCTTGAGTGTGGTCTTTTCTGGGGTGACTCAGAAATAAACAGCCTATCAGTGATGAGCTGTCATCTTCTCTGCATCCCCTTCTCTCTGGAGTTACCCTTAGAAAAACTTCTTTCTGTTCTCCAATCGTATCAAAGCTCAAATATTGTGGCCGGTCTACTTAAG ATGATTCAAACTCTTCCCGTTGCCCTGGTGGAGCTTCCGTTGTGTCTTCTTAATCGTCTGCTGGTATCTGACCCGCAGCACACTGCTCCATGCCTTATCACTGCAGCCCAGGCCTCCGCTTTCCTCCCTTACAGCACAGAAGGCTCAGACAATGGAGCAGACCACACTCAGAATCAACTTAACCACTTCGGGAATGGTGTGGAGCGAATTAAGAGCAATGGAATCACGAAGAAAACCAAGATCGATCATATCAAAAGTGACATCAAATCAAAGAAGAGGTTAGAGCGGCTCAAAGGCAACATAGATGATTCCATAAAGACGCAATACCAGCCATCCAGAAACAAGACTGAGAAAATCAGAGAGGTCCAACCAAAAACCAAACCATATCCACAGAACACCATGGAACAACTTAGAGACAAAACAGAGCAGCATAGTTGTATAGAGGAGCTCATGGACAGTTTGGAGATCCATGGCAGTTCTGCAGGACGTTTCCAAGACCTCTCGCCTCAGCCAGGTTGCAGCATCAGCTGGCTCATAGACAGTCTGGAGGAATTAAGAAGTTGTGATCACCCCAAGATCTCCACGGCTACAATTCGATCTTCACCAGAAGAGGTCAGAACAGCAGGTTCTCTTTTGGCTGTTCTGTTACAAAGTGAACTTCTCAGTGGTTGTGCAGTGGAACTCCTTATCCTTCTCTCCCAACTAACACGTCATCTCACCCATCAGACTTCCTTCGTTCTTCTTGTCGAAACCACCCAACTGCAGTTTGCGTTGCGCCACCACGATGATGGAATCCGAGCGGCCTGCTGTGGCTTCCTCGGCTCAGCTGTCAGGCAGGTCATTGGTCAATCAAAATTTGACTTATTCCAAGATCTGATAGGTTGCTTATGTGATCCTGCTCCGTCCGTTCGTAGGACAGCCTGCAAGGCGGTGGGAAACTGGCTGAGCGTAATGGGAAAAACCAATCAAACTCTTTCTAATAAAGGTTTCAAGAACACGACTGACGTTAATGCCTTGTCAGTACAAGACAGAATGAGGAGGACACCAGCAATGGAAGGTGTCAGACATAGTGAGAGAGAGTTATGGATGGAGCTTGCCATAGGAGCTGCCAGTCCCCTCGTTTCTCTGCTGTCAGATGCTGATAATGTCATTCGACAGCATTGCTGTGGGGCTCTGGCTAACCTGGCTGCTTTTGGCGGAGGGGATGGAGCACTTCTCAATGCAGATGCTCCAGGCATGATCCTCCAAACTGCCTGTAATGATTCCCATCATGCAGTGCGACGGGTGGCTGTGGCCACTCTGCGTGTGTTTAGCCAACAAAACACATTACTTCAG GCTCTGAGGTCTCTAGATGCAGGAAGAAAACTCAGTCACACATCCCAAAGCTCTTTATTTCAGAGAGATTATCAATGGCTTGTCAGCAAGTTGGACAGCTCGACTGAAGGAAAAACATAA